The nucleotide window ACAGGGAAAGAGCTGAGTTATAAAGTGAATATAGGGCTTTCAAGCTCATACAGAAACTTTTAAGCTCATACAGAGACTTTCAGCTCATACAGAGCTTTCGTACAAACTAGAAATATAGGTGAAATTATTGTCCCTTACAGCAAGAATCGGTGAACTGAGTCCTTATCTGCGGCTGTTGAGACCCGAACTCTACTACATGGACCTTACCCTACCTGCCTCAAGTGCAATCCTTGCTTCATACCTGGCTACCGGAGGACTTCCTGAGCTTCTCCCCTTCCTGATCGCGGTAATAGGTGGCTTTGCAGCCATTACAAGTTCATACGTTTTCAATGACTGCTGTGATATCGATATCGATACGATCAACCTGCCTGCTCGTCCCTTACCCTCTTCTAAAGTGTCAAAGAGTTCTGCACTCATTTATACTATATTTTTATTATTAATTGCGGGAGCAGCAGCGACTTACCTGAACCCTGAATCTCTTGTAACCCTTATTATTGCAGCTGCGGTTATCACAATATATTCAATCTTTGCAAAAAGGAATACTTTCCTCAGTTTTTTGCCAGTAGGTATTTCCTATGGACTTGTACCTGTTGGTGTCTGGCTCGCCTTTGACCCTGCAGGTCTCCTGAAAGGCAGTGACGGAGTAATTCTCCCTTTGCCGGCTATTTGCTTCGGGCTAATGATATGCGTTACGGACTGGGCTTTTACCCTTGGAGGAGTTTCCAGAGACGTGGAAGGGGACAGATTGAAAGGCGCTCCAACGATGCCAGTAACTTTTGGAATCCCCTTTACTGCCAGATTCGTTACGTTCTGGTGGATTGTCGGAGTTATCGCTTCACTAATCATAGGTTGGTCAGCCCATCTTGGACCTGTATACTTTGCAGGAGCCCTTACTTCAGGACTCTGGATGCTTACGCAGTGTCTTGATTTCATCAAACATCCTACTCCCGATAGAGGTGGCAAGCTCTTTCTTAATGGTTCAAACTACAGAGCGATTATGTTCGGGTCAATGATTTTTGACGTAATACTATGCATTTATGTAGGGAGTTATACCTCCATTCTCTGGTAAAACAGGTAGAGAAAAATGGATGCGGATATTATTGTAATAGGGGCATCTCCTGCAGGGCTAATGGCTGCAAGGAACGCCTGTGAGAAAGGAGCAGCGGTCCTTATACTGGAAAAAAAAGAAAAGATAGGATATCCTCCCCATCCTGCAAATTCTTTTTTCAAAGGAATGTTAGATAAATGCGGAGAAAAGGCAGACCCGTCTTATGTTGTGCATTATCTTAAAGGCATGAAGATTATTTCCCCATCAGGAAGAACAGTTGAGGTTGAAGCTCCAGGATACGCTATTGATAAAACGGCTTTCGACAGGTTTTATGCAGAGAAAGTAACGAAAACTGGCGTAGATCTTCGAACAGGAGTGAAAGTGCAGGATATCCGGAAGGAAGGAGATAAATTTACTGTTGACACATCTGCCGGAGTATTTACCTCAAAACTGGTTATTATTTCCGACGGTATAAATTCAAAAATGGCTTCCCTTGTGGGCCTGAAGACAATGAAGCATCCTGAAGATATTGCCTGGGGAATTGAACTGGATATCAGAAGTCCAGGACTCGGTAAACCAAAGATGTTTGAGTATTATATAGGAAATCATGCTCCAGGCTGGAAAACTACATATTCTCCAAGAGGAGGCGACAATGCCGCAATCGGAGCTTATGTACGCAGGTGTGGAACCGACGCAACGCCTTACCTTAACGCCTGGGTTGAAAATTTCAAAAAGCTTAAAGGGCTCGAAGAACTTGAAGTTGTAAGAAAACTTTCCGGAGGAGACCCTATAGTGACCCTTCCAAAGGAGTACATAGCAGATGGGATAATGGTTGTTGGCGGGGCTGCAGGTCAGTCGGGAATAGGCTATGCAATGAGGGCAGGCCAGATATGCGGAGATGTCGCTGCAAATGCCATAAGTAAAAGAGATGTCTCAAAATCCTCTCTCTTAGCATACCAAAAGAGCTGGAGAAAAGAGTTTCTGGCCGAACACTACCTGGGTCGAATAGGGCTTGAGACTCTCAGAAAAATGACGGATAGAGAAATTGATGAGATGACTAAGGTCTTTGAGAAGGAAGACCTCTCATTCATTCATGGAAGTTCAGTTGAGCAGTCTATGCAGGTTTTTGCGTTCATGCTGAAGAAAAAACCCTCTGCAATCTTAAAGTGCAGGGCGTTCCTCAGGAATAGATAAACTGAAATTTAATAATAGCAAAAGAGAACGAAATATGGACATTATCAAATGCCAGGTACAGGAACAATATGCAATACGATTTCTATAAAAGCCCTCTTTTTAGAGTTTATACTGAGATCGAAGACGGACGCATGAGGATGAAAACCAGCGGGGCTGCATCTATCCTTATTAGAAAAACTCTTGAGAAAAACCTCTCAATCTTTGAAGGTGAAAAGCCTGCAAAAGTCGAAGCCGACCGGCTCATATGCTCGACCTGGATGCCCCCGGTGCCAAGCAAGGGTTTTGACCGCCTGGTAAAAAGCCAGGTATTTTCTATACTGGGAAAAATGATTCCGGACCAGGTAACTATTTCTGTTACTGAAGAATGCCCTAATAACTGTATTCACTGCGCTCTACCTGACACGAAAAACCGGAAAAAGCTTACTCCCGAAATCGTAAAATCTACAATCGACCAGGTGCTCGAAATGGGTACAACCTTCTTGATCTTTGACGGAGGCGAGCCCCTGACCTACCCTGACCTGGAAGAATTGATAAGGTACGTAAACCCTGAAAAAGCGATTACAGGTATGTTCACCTCAGGAGTAGGGTTGACTGAAGAACGAGCCAGCAACCTGAAAGAATCTGGCCTTTATTCTCTAACAGTAAGTTTCGATAGTGCGTATGAAGATAAGCACGATCATGTAAGGGGTAGAAAAGGAGTTTTTAAAAGCGCGGTTGAAGCTGTCAAAAACGGAATTAAGGCAGGACTGCTTGTGAATATATATGTGGTACTTTCCAGGGACAATGTGAACGAGCTTGAAGAACTATATGCTCTTTCATCGGAACTTGGAGTCCATGAACTCTCCTTCTACGAAATAGTCCCTACGGGCAGGTGGATGGACCATGCATCTGAAATCATGACCCCAAAAGACATGAGAAAATTTGAGAATTTCGTGTCCGGAGCCAGGGAGAAAGAAGGCCCAAGAATATTTCCTATCCCTCAGGTCATGAAGACAACAGGCTGCATGGCAGGCCGGAAGTGGCTCCATATAACTCCGGAAGGAGATATTCTACCCTGTGCCTGTATCCCGATTCCTTATGGAAACGTCCATAGAGACAGGATAAAGGATGTCTGGAAAAAGATACGGGAAGATCCTGCATATAATGCAAAGTGCTGCCTTATGAGAAACCCCGAATTCAGGGAGAAGTACCTGAAGCTTTCAGAATAAATTGAGGGCGACTATTGAAAGTTTCGGAATAAAGTGTGAAGAAAGTTATAGTTCTGCTATTAGAATTCCTTTCTTAAACTAACAAAGTGATAGCTAACATAGCTTGAGCTGTCTGGAATATAGTCTAGAATATAATAGCAAAGTACAGAACAGCTAGTCAAACAAAAACAAAATGTACAACAATACAGGATGGAATGAACCCAAAAAATAGGGATGCAGGTAAATATACCTGCAACGGAAATTAAAACTTTTCAGCTAATTGTTTATGAGACAAATCAGACTAAACCGGACCTCTGAAGAGTCATAAGGTCTTCGGTAGTGAGTTTTGCTCCGCCCTTGAACTTTTCGAAGATGGATTTAGCATCCTTCTGAAGTTCGGACTTGACAACGCGGGATTTCCCTTCTTTGTCTTTCTTCTTGAGCTTGAAGATTTCTTTGTCAAGGTCCCGGATTTCCTTCTGGGCATTGATGAAAGCCTTATGCTGTTCGTCAGCTGCTTCCTGGGCTTTTACAAACTCTCTGTGGGCAACGTCAGACTCTGCCCTGGTTTTGTCAGCCTCTTTGAAAGCTGCAATCATCTTTTCATGATATTCCTGAGCCTGTCTGGCGTACTCGGCCAGTTCAGTATGGAATTCTGAAGCTTCATCTCGGATTTTCTGGGCTTCGTCCAGGAGATCCTTTAGTTCGGAGTTGCTCTCGAGCTGGACTTTTTTGACATGATACTGCTTTTGGAGCTGAGTGATCTTCCCAACGAGTTCCCTTTCCTTGCTTGTACTCAGGACTTCAGTCTGCTGGGCAAATTCAAGGCGATCAATATCTTTTCTCAGAGCTTTGATCGAAGGGCCACCCATATTGCTCTGCTTCCTGATGGAGTCAGCCTTTGAGAAAAGCTCGTTTGCCTTAGCATTAGTGTCATCGCGCTTATTCTTGTATTCGCTGACCTTTTCATTAATTTCATCCCTGAGGACTTTTAGTTCCTGGGCTTCATTAATAAGGTCTTTTGTC belongs to Methanosarcina barkeri 3 and includes:
- a CDS encoding UbiA prenyltransferase family protein; translated protein: MSLTARIGELSPYLRLLRPELYYMDLTLPASSAILASYLATGGLPELLPFLIAVIGGFAAITSSYVFNDCCDIDIDTINLPARPLPSSKVSKSSALIYTIFLLLIAGAAATYLNPESLVTLIIAAAVITIYSIFAKRNTFLSFLPVGISYGLVPVGVWLAFDPAGLLKGSDGVILPLPAICFGLMICVTDWAFTLGGVSRDVEGDRLKGAPTMPVTFGIPFTARFVTFWWIVGVIASLIIGWSAHLGPVYFAGALTSGLWMLTQCLDFIKHPTPDRGGKLFLNGSNYRAIMFGSMIFDVILCIYVGSYTSILW
- a CDS encoding NAD(P)/FAD-dependent oxidoreductase, coding for MDADIIVIGASPAGLMAARNACEKGAAVLILEKKEKIGYPPHPANSFFKGMLDKCGEKADPSYVVHYLKGMKIISPSGRTVEVEAPGYAIDKTAFDRFYAEKVTKTGVDLRTGVKVQDIRKEGDKFTVDTSAGVFTSKLVIISDGINSKMASLVGLKTMKHPEDIAWGIELDIRSPGLGKPKMFEYYIGNHAPGWKTTYSPRGGDNAAIGAYVRRCGTDATPYLNAWVENFKKLKGLEELEVVRKLSGGDPIVTLPKEYIADGIMVVGGAAGQSGIGYAMRAGQICGDVAANAISKRDVSKSSLLAYQKSWRKEFLAEHYLGRIGLETLRKMTDREIDEMTKVFEKEDLSFIHGSSVEQSMQVFAFMLKKKPSAILKCRAFLRNR
- a CDS encoding radical SAM protein; the protein is MQYDFYKSPLFRVYTEIEDGRMRMKTSGAASILIRKTLEKNLSIFEGEKPAKVEADRLICSTWMPPVPSKGFDRLVKSQVFSILGKMIPDQVTISVTEECPNNCIHCALPDTKNRKKLTPEIVKSTIDQVLEMGTTFLIFDGGEPLTYPDLEELIRYVNPEKAITGMFTSGVGLTEERASNLKESGLYSLTVSFDSAYEDKHDHVRGRKGVFKSAVEAVKNGIKAGLLVNIYVVLSRDNVNELEELYALSSELGVHELSFYEIVPTGRWMDHASEIMTPKDMRKFENFVSGAREKEGPRIFPIPQVMKTTGCMAGRKWLHITPEGDILPCACIPIPYGNVHRDRIKDVWKKIREDPAYNAKCCLMRNPEFREKYLKLSE
- a CDS encoding coiled-coil protein is translated as MLKELQKKRSDLKDISEEAKEKRNSLNAEASVLAAKRNDLNKKTKDLINEAQELKVLRDEINEKVSEYKNKRDDTNAKANELFSKADSIRKQSNMGGPSIKALRKDIDRLEFAQQTEVLSTSKERELVGKITQLQKQYHVKKVQLESNSELKDLLDEAQKIRDEASEFHTELAEYARQAQEYHEKMIAAFKEADKTRAESDVAHREFVKAQEAADEQHKAFINAQKEIRDLDKEIFKLKKKDKEGKSRVVKSELQKDAKSIFEKFKGGAKLTTEDLMTLQRSGLV